A genomic region of Phragmites australis chromosome 2, lpPhrAust1.1, whole genome shotgun sequence contains the following coding sequences:
- the LOC133909050 gene encoding exocyst complex component EXO70B1-like encodes MAEDGEEKLLATVQHIVQTLGRTDTMTEDILKVFSNYDGRFSLDKLYATRAAAAVAATAVGGAGERSMPASPPMPPPPAASSAAAVMPPVTSLERTVRTLDRQISQFVTMDKLIWADSGDADAFLEAVDDLIGTVQELDAAKTNRGLLDRADELLSRCMARLEDEFRALIERPDDAAPQVPGGFGSDESEEEDYDADDGFGDEPIPIAKPVSDFDVVIDALPPGSVSDVHQIARRMVDAGFGRECAEAYAAARRGFIDESVARLGIRFRTADEVHSSPWEELEFDIARWIPAFKMVFHILIPSERRLCDRVFDGLAPYGDLAFVAAVRTQALQLISFGDAVAAASRAPERLFRVIDMYEAVRDLLPDLDPVFSDPYSAALRAEVSAVCNTLGSSIKGIFMELENLIRRDPARVAVPGGGIHPITRYVMNYLRAACGSRQTLEEVMEDDLGAVGAAAIAVDPDRPTSSLAVHIAWIMDVLHKNLETKSKIYRDLPLASIFLMNNGKYIIHKVNDSELGILLGDEWMKQMMSRVRRWSMEYQRGAWAKVMSVLQTGGPGIGSIPAKAMLQKMRMFNGYLEEICAVQSDWVITDEQLRSDVQTAIADSVMPAYTGLIVRLRSSPETARELFIKYTPEDVQSQIQHLFEGVAK; translated from the coding sequence ATGGCGGAGGACGGCGAGGAGAAGCTGCTCGCCACGGTGCAGCACATCGTCCAGACTCTGGGCCGCACCGACACCATGACGGAGGATATACTGAAGGTGTTCTCCAACTATGACGGGCGCTTCTCGCTCGACAAGCTCTACgccacgcgcgccgccgccgcggtggcggcgacCGCGGTTGGTGGGGCTGGGGAGCGCTCGATGCCGGCCTCGCCGCCGATGCCGCCTCCGCCGGCGGCGTCCTCGGCCGCCGCGGTGATGCCTCCGGTGACGTCGCTGGAGCGGACCGTGCGCACGCTGGACCGGCAGATCTCGCAGTTCGTGACGATGGATAAGCTCATATGGGCGGACTCGGGGGACGCGGACGCGTTCCTGGAGGCGGTGGACGACCTCATCGGCACCGTGCAGGAGCTCGACGCTGCCAAGACCAACCGCGGGTTGCTCGACCGAGCCGACGAGCTTCTGAGCCGGTGCATGGCCCGGCTGGAGGACGAGTTTCGGGCGCTCATCGAACGCCCCGACGACGCGGCGCCGCAGGTGCCCGGTGGGTTCGGGTCTGATGAGAGCGAAGAGGAGGACTACGACGCGGACGACGGATTCGGCGACGAGCCAATCCCAATTGCCAAGCCAGTCTCGGACTTCGACGTGGTCATCGACGCTCTCCCCCCGGGCTCGGTCTCTGACGTCCATCAGATTGCGCGGCGGATGGTGGACGCCGGTTTCGGCCGCGAGTGCGCCGAGGCCTACGCCGCAGCGCGCCGCGGCTTCATCGACGAGAGCGTCGCTCGCCTTGGCATCCGTTTCCGCACTGCCGATGAGGTCCACTCCTCACCATGGGAGGAGCTGGAGTTCGACATTGCCCGCTGGATCCCGGCCTTCAAGATGGTGTTCCACATCTTGATCCCCAGCGAACGCCGCCTCTGTGACCGTGTCTTCGACGGCCTCGCCCCTTACGGCGACCTCGCCTTTGTTGCTGCCGTGCGAACCCAGGCGCTCCAGCTTATCTCATTCGGAGATGCAGTTGCTGCTGCTAGCCGCGCACCTGAGCGCCTCTTCCGTGTCATAGACATGTATGAAGCAGTTCGAGACCTCCTTCCTGACCTCGATCCTGTCTTCTCTGATCCCTACTCTGCAGCACTTCGTGCTGAGGTCTCAGCTGTTTGCAACACCCTCGGCTCCTCAATCAAAGGTATATTCATGGAGCTCGAAAATCTCATCCGCCGTGACCCCGCCCGTGTTGCAGTGCCAGGTGGTGGCATACACCCAATCACTCGTTATGTCATGAACTATCTCCGTGCCGCATGTGGGTCACGGCAAACACTGGAAGAGGTGATGGAAGATGATTTGGGTGCTGTTGGCGCAGCAGCTATTGCTGTTGATCCTGACCGCCCCACTTCATCGTTAGCTGTGCACATAGCTTGGATCATGGATGTGCTTCACAAGAATTTGGAGACCAAATCTAAGATATATAGGGACCTGCCACTTGCTTCCATCTTCCTAATGAATAATGGGAAATATATTATTCACAAGGTGAATGACAGTGAGCTTGGGATTTTGCTTGGCGATgagtggatgaagcagatgatgAGCAGAGTGCGCCGGTGGAGTATGGAGTACCAGCGTGGGGCTTGGGCAAAGGTCATGTCAGTGCTGCAGACTGGAGGTCCTGGCATTGGCAGTATCCCTGCGAAAGCCATGCTTCAGAAAATGCGAATGTTTAATGGTTACTTGGAGGAGATTTGTGCGGTGCAGTCAGATTGGGTGATCACTGATGAGCAATTGCGATCAGATGTTCAGACAGCAATAGCAGATTCCGTGATGCCTGCATATACAGGCTTAATTGTGAGGTTGAGATCATCTCCAGAAACTGCGCGGGAGTTGTTCATCAAGTACACCCCAGAGGATGTTCAGTCACAAATCCAACACTTATTTGAAGGAGTGGCCAAGTGA